One segment of Falco rusticolus isolate bFalRus1 chromosome 3, bFalRus1.pri, whole genome shotgun sequence DNA contains the following:
- the HHLA1 gene encoding HERV-H LTR-associating protein 1, with translation MQRFCWHVVAKMSLGFLCLFLVFNTASCIRKENKKEKQVAVLATAELPAKSVDLAAINLTELVNSMLNTALRGTKKPFSLLSVTSYSSFAFHKVSVTIYNISNVKNVDPGKFPMHYCYCLNNMTNDLTDFTALLVDIVGNSTSYLTEIFKSTSILSVPQSNDSDCIYICVMTGQTGRNLSDFWKMLEKSPVINYTFSSNTSSDLDLDSIFSSFMKLQEDPNKTVDPSTEHAWTFKTTAIPLAQKGDEIPTTRFPPWPKTVGAKGSGFPSPHVDASRPRGTARPPPTAAGSLAPLPALQLSPTDMYAFWMQTVSPQETSKLMQTEPDLPSSVLSTPPYRPGVTLKLYSATRCPQATLKESRVTSPPVTLVVQKINPCVMELCRFFQLCLCVGQRRYSRKEAMRYCVEYYSWFLKNASYVCERVKRVAYSHTLKQKCLKNICMLV, from the exons ATGCAGCGGTTCTGCTGGCACGTGGTAGCGAAGATGAGCTTGGGCTTTCTGTGtctctttctggttttcaacACAG CTTCATgcataaggaaagaaaataagaaagagaagcaagtgGCAGTGCTGGCTACTGCAG agctgcctgCAAAGTCTGTGGATCTGGCTGCTATTAACCTGACAGAGCTGGTGAACAGTATGCTGAACACAGCGCTCAGAG GTACCAAAAAACCCTTCTCTTTGCTGAGTGTCACATCTTATAGCTCATTTGCCTTCCACAAAGTGTCAGTCACCATTTATAACA TTTCTAACGTGAAAAATGTTGACCCTGGCAAGTTCCCTATGCATTACTGCTACTGTTTGAACAACATGACAAATGACTTGACAG ATTTTACAGCTTTACTTGTTGATATTGTTGGAAACTCCACCAGTTATCTCACAGAAATTTTCAAATCCACTTCTATTCTCTCAg tacCTCAGAGCAATGATTCAGATTGTATCTACATCTGTGTGATGACAGGGCAGACAG GGAGAAATTTGTCTGACTTTTGGAAAATGCTGGAGAAGTCTCCTGTTATTAATTACACGTTTTCCAGTAACACATCTTCTGACCTGG ACCTAGATTCCATTTTTTCAAGTTTCATGAAATTACAGGAAGacccaaacaaaacagtggATCCATCAACAGAACATGCATGGACATTTAAAA ctaCCGCGATCCCTCTTGCCCAGAAAGGGGATGAAATCCCCACCACAAGGTTCCCACCATGGCCAAAGACGGTTGGAGCTAAAGGATCAGGGTTTCCATCACCACATGTGGATGCTTCCAGACCACGAGGCACAGCCAGGCCCCCTCCGACTGCTGCAGGGAGCTTGGCCCCattgccagccctgcagctcagcccca CTGACATGTACGCATTTTGGATGCAGACAGTGTCTCCTCAAGAAACCAGTAAACTGATGCAAACAGAGCCAG ATTTGCCTTCCTCAGTACTGTCTACACCACCCTACAGACCTGGGGTGACACTGAAACTTTACTCAGCTACCA ggtGTCCACAGGCAACCCTCAAAGAGTCCCGTGTGACCTCGCCTCCTGTCACTCTTGTAGTGCAAAAGATCAATCCCTGTGTGATGGAGCTCTGTAggttttttcagctgtgtctcTGTGTTGGTCAGAGAAGATATTCCAGAAAGGAAGCCATGAG GTACTGTGTGGAATACTATTCCTGGTTCTTGAAAAATGCAAGTTATGTCTGTGAAAGAGTCAAAAGAGTTGCTTACTCCCACA cattaaaacaaaaatgcctAAAAAACATCTGTATGTTGGTCTAG